A window of Komagataella phaffii GS115 chromosome 1, complete sequence contains these coding sequences:
- a CDS encoding mitochondrial 37S ribosomal protein MRPS35: MNKSPKVLSGINLTQVRYRRTIAYPSYRTNVFGRKHTKLHKSNLKLAMDQFLGPKNYKGEYYLNKYYYVPQNHQPNYVKPDLERGQSVKVTADSNDDKEAKDSSNFQYKLKVSRQRSLQPFPFNPFCKTNFQISKDLKQKIARDILEVGLSTQEVASKYKLKIPRIEAIVKLYSIEQEWKQNVNLAKMSETMYKMFPLFEPHLNGENLTEIPIPTKTKNSRFLTIAESEPFGPVEAAKVFGLEPAAETLAKLSEQGEHAAHHMQAKSTSKKNGFLAPVLQGEKSLFKFVEAKAGTVGYRYGTCLRDNKKDRKIGYDASGKMVYLL, translated from the exons ATGAACAAGTCCCCCAAGGTGTTGTCTGGTATCAACCTGACCCAGGTTCGTTACAGACGTACCATTGCATACCCCTCTTACCGCACAAATGTGTTTGGACGTAAGCACACCAAGCTTCACAAATCTAACCTGAAGCTGGCAATGGACCAGTTCTTGGGCCCAAAGAACTACAAAGGCGAGTACTACTTGAACAAGTACTATTATGTGCCACAAAATCATCAACCAAACTATGTCAAGCCCGATTTGGAACGCGGACAATCCGTAAAAGTTACCGCTGACTCCAATGATGACAAGGAAGCAAAGGACTCTTCCAACTTCCAATACAAGCTCAAAGTGAGCCGCCAGAGGTCATTACAACCATTCCCATTCAACCCCTTTTGCAAGaccaattttcaaatttctAAAGATTTGAAGCAGAAGATTGCTCGGGACATCCTGGAGGTGGGCCTGAGTACACAGGAAGTTGCTTCCAAATACAAGCTGAAAATTCCAAGGATAGAGGCTATCGTCAAGTTGTATAGCATAGAACAAGAATGGAAGCAAAACGTAA ATTTGGCCAAGATGAGCGAGACAATGTACAAGATGTTCCCACTGTTTGAACCTCATTTGAATGGAGAGAATCTTACAGAGATTCCTATTCCAACGAAAACCAAGAACTCCAGATTTCTTACCATTGCTGAGAGTGAACCATTTGGACCAGTTGAGGCAGCCAAAGTGTTTGGATTAGAACCTGCTGCCGAAACCTTAGCCAAACTATCTGAGCAGGGAGAGCATGCTGCTCACCATATGCAGGCCAAATCCACCAGTAAGAAGAACGGGTTTTTGGCCCCGGTTTTGCAAGGAGAGAAGtctcttttcaagtttgtGGAGGCCAAGGCTGGCACGGTCGGATACAGATACGGAACATGTCTCAGAGATAATAAGAAGGATCGTAAGATCGGATACGATGCAAGCGGAAAGATGGTGTATCTCTTGTAG
- a CDS encoding Fatty-acyl coenzyme A oxidase: MFKIESIKSQSPQVAIDKERKATKFDINKMFEFLESGKDEAALTKSLMQQIERDTILKTNASYYDLTKDQHRELTAQKIARLATYIEKDAPFFENFQKRLNLIAIVDPQLGTRVGVHLGLFLSAIRGNGTEEQFKYWAFERGAAYLKDVYGCFGMTELAHGSNVAGLETTATFDQKTKEFEINTPHLGATKWWIGGAAHSANHCVVYARLIVSGKDYGVKTFVVPIRDRNHNLHSGVAIGDIGAKMGRDGIDNGWIQFTNVRIPMNYMLSKFTKVDSETGDVEVPPLEQLAYGALLGGRVTMVTDSFRMAQRFITIALRYSVGRRQFGAKNSSEELKLIDYPLHQRRLLPYLALTYALSISSFDLSQTYDSVLSNLDAAGKSQDFSKLGQAIAGLKNLFCASASLKSTATWYVAQLIDECRQACGGHGYSSYSGFGKAYNDWVVQCTWEGDNNILASNAGRIIVQSIIKLQEKEKKIKGDLSYLNGISNIDKEAILLPNKQSMTNLSKLINAYQGTIIRLGVRCAESIGSKKSTWDDIAAQRVVLSKLNAVLYMLQHLVLKIKQLGDEEAHKQYLVQIAALFATSQIEMNFASYFLQFKAIDSLEPVADVVSELCLSVRDQVIGLTDSFQFSDYFINSALGSHSGDIYNTYFDTVNNLNNPQVRDGKAAYSEALEAMLRRDPLEVRECFEKSDKVLKKLAPKI; this comes from the coding sequence atgttcaaaattgaatcGATCAAAAGTCAGTCGCCGCAGGTGGCCATTGACAAGGAGAGAAAAGCTACCAAGTTTGATATCAACAAGatgtttgaatttttggagagtGGCAAGGATGAAGCTGCTCTCACAAAGTCTCTGATGCAACAAATCGAAAGAGACACCATCTTGAAAACTAATGCCAGTTATTACGACTTGACGAAAGACCAGCACAGAGAGCTCACAGCTCAGAAGATCGCCAGATTGGCTACTTATATTGAAAAGGATGCCCCattctttgagaacttcCAAAAGAGACTGAATCTCATTGCTATTGTTGATCCACAACTAGGTACGAGAGTTGGGGTCCATCTTGGATTGTTTCTGAGTGCAATTAGAGGCAACGGTACGGAGGAACAGTTCAAGTATTGGGCTTTCGAACGTGGTGCCGCCTACTTGAAGGATGTGTATGGCTGTTTCGGTATGACTGAATTAGCCCACGGGTCAAATGTGGCGGGTCTGGAAACCACAGCTACATTTGATCAAAAGACtaaagagtttgaaatcAACACCCCTCATTTGGGTGCCACCAAATGGTGGATTGGAGGAGCTGCCCATTCTGCAAATCACTGTGTGGTGTATGCCAGGTTAATTGTCAGTGGTAAGGATTACGGAGTGAAAACTTTTGTTGTCCCCATCAGAGACAGAAATCATAACTTACATTCCGGTGTGGCTATTGGTGACATTGGCGCTAAGATGGGCAGAGATGGTATTGACAACGGTTGGATTCAATTTACCAACGTCCGAATCCCGATGAACTACATGCTGTCCAAGTTTACTAAAGTGGACTCAGAGACAGGAGATGTAGAGGTTCCACCTTTGGAGCAGCTAGCGTACGGAGCTTTGCTGGGTGGAAGAGTTACAATGGTTACCGATTCTTTTAGAATGGCACAGCGTTTCATCACCATTGCTCTAAGATATTCCGTTGGAAGACGACAGTTTGGCGCCAAAAATTCCTCAGAGGAACTCAAATTGATTGACTACCCATTGCACCAGCGTCGTCTTCTTCCTTACTTGGCCCTGACCTATGCTCTGTCAATAAGTTCTTTTGATTTGTCCCAAACTTATGACTCCGTTTTGAGTAATCTAGATGCCGCCGGAAAGTCCCAAGATTTTTCTAAGTTGGGCCAAGCGATTGCCGGACTTAAGAACCTTTTCTGTGCTTCTGCTTCTCTGAAATCTACTGCGACCTGGTATGTTGCCCAGCTGATTGACGAGTGTAGACAGGCATGTGGTGGACATGGATATTCCTCGTATTCCGGGTTTGGTAAAGCATATAATGATTGGGTTGTTCAATGTACCTGGGAGGGAGATAACAACATCCTTGCAAGTAATGCCGGTAGGATTATTGTGCAATCTATTATCAAGTTGcaagaaaaggaaaagaagataaaGGGTGACTTGTCATACTTGAATGGAATCAGCAATATCGACAAGGAAGCTATTCTGCTTCCTAACAAACAAAGTATGACCAACTTGTCCAAGTTGATTAATGCCTATCAGGGTACCATTATCCGTCTAGGTGTACGTTGTGCCGAATCCATCGGAAGCAAAAAGTCCACATGGGATGACATAGCAGCTCAACGAGTAGTCCTTTCCAAATTGAATGCTGTTTTATATATGCTGCAAcatttggttttgaaaattAAACAACTTGGAGACGAGGAAGCTCACAAACAATACCTTGTTCAAATTGCAGCTTTGTTTGCAACCTCACAGATAGAAATGAATTTTGCATCTTATTTCTTACAATTCAAGGCCATCGATTCGTTGGAACCTGTTGCTGATGTTGTGTCTGAACTGTGCTTATCAGTGCGGGACCAAGTCATTGGATTGACTGACTCTTTCCAATTTTCGGACTACTTTATCAACTCTGCATTGGGATCACATTCTGGAGACATTTACAATACCTACTTTGACACTGTTAACAATCTGAACAATCCGCAAGTCAGGGACGGAAAGGCGGCATACTCCGAGGCACTTGAAGCCATGCTACGTAGGGACCCACTAGAAGTGCGGGAATGCTTTGAGAAGAGTGACAAAgtattgaagaagttggctcCTAAGATTTAG
- a CDS encoding Essential nucleolar protein involved in pre-18S rRNA processing, producing the protein MSKAASTSFLDLSSEDEDVESHVISDEEDLDLQSKNKSLKRGFDAFSEDDEDEDHDEDKGQDDHKDGKIATEHKEGDDDKESFLSEDLNNLTKESKIVKSKRNKKLTPEQLAKQQKKLKKTGVVYLSSLPPYMKPTKMRQILSRFGEVDRLYLKPEDILTQNKRVRFGGNKKRMYTEGWAEYLNKKDAKLAAETLNANSLGGKKGTFYYDDIINIKYLSGFKWHDLTEQIAKENERREAKLRQELTQENKLSKVFISNVEKSRNIERKREKYGPSKKDEELRRSFHQRDVASRRADAPAEIKKQKKSEKLEGVLSKVF; encoded by the coding sequence ATGAGTAAAGCGGCCTCAACCTCGTTTTTAGATCTTTCCTCTGAAGACGAAGACGTAGAATCACATGTTATATcggatgaagaagacttGGATCTGCAGAGCAAAAATAAGTCACTGAAAAGAGGATTTGACGCATTTAGCGAGGACGATGAGGACGAGGACCATGACGAAGACAAAGGACAAGACGACCACAAAGATGGCAAAATTGCCACTGAACACAAAGAAGGGGACGATGAcaaagaaagttttttgaGTGAGGATTTAAATAACTTGACAAAGGAATCCAAGATTGTTAAATCCAAGCGTAACAAGAAGCTGACCCCAGAACAATTAGCCAAGCAGcagaagaaattgaagaaaacaggTGTCGTTTATCTGTCTTCACTTCCGCCTTATATGAAACCTACAAAGATGAGACAGATATTGTCCAGATTTGGTGAAGTTGACAGATTGTACCTGAAGCCAGAAGACATACTGACCCAGAATAAAAGAGTCAGATTCGGAGGAAATAAGAAGAGAATGTACACAGAGGGATGGGCAGAGtatttgaacaaaaagGATGCAAAATTGGCCGCCGAGACGCTGAATGCAAATAGTCTAGGTGGGAAGAAAGGTACTTTTTATTACGACGATATCATAAACATAAAATATTTGAGTGGATTCAAATGGCACGACCTCACGGAACAGATCGCTAAGGAGAACGAGAGAAGAGAAGCTAAATTGAGACAAGAGTTAACGCAGGAGAACAAACTTAGTAAAGTGTTTATTAGCAATGTGGAAAAATCTAGAAATATAGAAAGGAAAAGGGAGAAATACGGGCCAAGcaagaaagatgaagagCTACGAAGAAGCTTCCATCAAAGAGACGTTGCTTCCAGAAGAGCAGATGCGCCGgctgaaatcaaaaagcaaaagaaaagtgaaaaattggagGGTGTTTTGTCCAAAGTGTTCTAG
- a CDS encoding Methylthioribose-1-phosphate isomerase, giving the protein MSLQAIKFDRQKTRLDILDQLLIPYQTKYIQVSNIDDGYSVIQKMQVRGAPAIAIVGSFSITCELNSVKDGQKNNHGYDVSDLSVFKAALEKRIDYLIKSRPTAVNLVNACTAIKAIVETACTIDDLYAEVLRYSVVLFEDDLKNNYRIGANGVRYIDNELSNFEGPFAVMTICNTGSLATSGHGTALGIIRSLWAKSKANPRNADDKTIQGQKSWLSHVYACETRPYNQGSRLTSYELNFEKIPFSLITDNMPAYLIDSLFSQRVNCPLPSRAPVKFIIVGADRIVTNGDLANKIGTFQLALIASQYDGVKFIGAAPTTTIDYTRDSGDDIVIEQRPANELTSILGGQVDSSDQFVTDSEGKVNLLRIKTATPNIDVWNPAFDVTPNRLIDSIVTEQDYLVKDSHGKFNL; this is encoded by the coding sequence ATGTCTTTGCAAGCTATAAAGTTCGACAGACAAAAGACCAGACTTGAcattcttgatcaattgcTGATCCCTTATCAGACGAAATACATCCAAGTGTCGAACATTGATGATGGGTACTCGGTGATTCAGAAGATGCAAGTGCGAGGCGCCCCTGCCATAGCTATTGTTGGGTCATTTTCCATCACTTGTGAGTTGAACTCGGTCAAAGACGGCCAAAAGAATAACCACGGCTACGATGTGTCAGACTTATCGGTTTTCAAAGCAGCCCTAGAGAAGAGAATTGATTATCTGATAAAATCAAGACCGACAGCAGTTAACCTCGTCAATGCCTGTACTGCCATTAAAGCGATTGTTGAAACCGCCTGTACTATTGACGATCTATACGCAGAGGTGTTAAGGTACAGCGTTGTATTGTTTGAGGATGACCTCAAGAATAACTATAGAATTGGTGCCAACGGCGTCAGATACATCGATAATGAGCtatcaaattttgaaggacCGTTTGCGGTCATGACTATCTGTAACACTGGCTCTCTTGCGACGTCAGGACATGGAACAGCTCTGGGAATAATCCGCTCGTTGTGGGCTAAGTCTAAAGCGAACCCAAGAAATGCCGATGACAAAACGATTCAGGGTCAGAAATCGTGGTTATCCCACGTCTATGCCTGTGAAACCAGACCGTATAACCAAGGTTCCCGACTGACATCATACGAACTAAATTTTGAGAAAATACCGTTCTCCCTGATCACCGATAATATGCCAGCTTACTTAATTGATTCTCTCTTCAGCCAGAGGGTGAACTGTCCATTACCATCGAGGGCGCCTGtcaaattcatcatcgtGGGAGCTGATAGAATTGTTACCAATGGTGATCTAGCCAACAAGATTGGTACCTTCCAACTTGCCCTTATTGCATCTCAATATGATGGTGTGAAGTTCATCGGAGCTGCTCCTACCACTACCATTGATTACACACGAGACTCTGGCGATGACATTGTTATTGAACAGCGTCCTGCCAATGAGCTTACATCAATTCTAGGGGGACAGGTTGATAGCTCTGATCAGTTTGTTACGGACTCTGAGGGGAAAGTTAACCTTTTGCGCATTAAGACTGCCACGCCA